One Actinomadura viridis genomic region harbors:
- a CDS encoding sensor histidine kinase — translation MKGRVRRSATPLTAPTIRVRLTAWAVLISSLLALAVFVAALALIRQEEVANQRTALVYTGREVADAVQYGHLRGRLVPKEYVQVVDTNGRVVSATRTMEGYPVVNFTPPDRPGTRSDGRSCRIEAPGGECFLVSAFRVGTGPAQRIVYTLAPDPGLVPRPELAALVALGIPLMGALMGFLTWQVVGNALRPVEAVRAELDEITATDLERRVPVPDRNTEVARLAESVNATLDRLESAVARLRGFVSDVSHELRSPLTGLRMELELALSDPLPGDARETLEAVLINAERLHAVLDDLLAIARLEASPELPRERVDLQALADQEVLRRPRRSRFTVMGGEPVIVHGGRSELGRLLTNLLDNADRHAAGAVTVSVRTEPGPVPRPGRPGRETHGRENHWREAHGREAHGREAAAHAEPSGSAEPAEPRTAVVEVYDDGPGVAPEDRERVFERFTRLAEGRHSDAGGTGLGLAISRDIAEAHGGTLVLTDRADGRPGARLVLRLPAG, via the coding sequence GTGAAGGGACGCGTCCGGAGATCCGCCACTCCCCTGACGGCGCCGACCATCCGGGTCCGCCTGACCGCCTGGGCGGTGCTGATATCCAGCCTCCTCGCACTCGCCGTCTTCGTCGCCGCCCTGGCGCTGATCCGCCAGGAGGAGGTCGCCAACCAGCGCACCGCGCTGGTCTACACCGGCCGCGAGGTGGCCGACGCCGTGCAGTACGGCCATCTCAGAGGGCGGCTCGTGCCCAAGGAGTACGTGCAGGTGGTCGACACGAACGGCAGGGTCGTGTCGGCCACCCGCACCATGGAGGGGTACCCGGTGGTGAACTTCACGCCGCCCGACCGCCCCGGGACCCGCAGCGACGGGCGCAGCTGCCGGATCGAGGCCCCCGGCGGGGAGTGCTTCCTGGTGAGCGCGTTCCGGGTCGGCACCGGCCCGGCACAGCGGATCGTCTACACCCTGGCACCCGACCCCGGGCTGGTCCCGCGCCCGGAGCTGGCCGCGCTGGTGGCGCTCGGGATACCGCTGATGGGCGCGCTGATGGGGTTCCTGACCTGGCAGGTCGTCGGGAACGCGCTCCGCCCGGTCGAGGCCGTCCGCGCCGAGCTGGACGAGATCACCGCCACCGACCTCGAACGCCGGGTGCCGGTCCCCGACCGCAACACCGAGGTCGCCCGGCTCGCCGAGAGCGTGAACGCCACGCTGGACCGGCTGGAGAGCGCGGTGGCCAGGCTGCGCGGGTTCGTGTCCGACGTCTCGCACGAGTTGCGCAGCCCGCTGACCGGGCTGCGGATGGAGCTGGAACTGGCGCTGTCGGACCCCCTGCCCGGCGACGCGCGCGAGACGCTGGAGGCCGTGCTGATCAACGCCGAGCGGCTGCACGCCGTCCTGGACGACCTGCTGGCCATCGCGCGGCTGGAGGCCAGCCCGGAGCTGCCCAGGGAGCGGGTGGACCTGCAGGCGCTGGCGGACCAGGAGGTGCTGCGCCGTCCCCGCCGCTCCCGTTTCACCGTCATGGGCGGCGAGCCGGTCATCGTCCACGGCGGGCGTTCGGAACTCGGGCGGCTGCTGACCAACCTGCTCGACAACGCCGACCGGCACGCCGCCGGCGCGGTGACCGTCAGCGTCCGCACCGAGCCGGGCCCGGTGCCCCGCCCCGGACGGCCCGGGCGGGAGACCCACGGGCGAGAGAACCACTGGCGGGAGGCCCACGGGCGGGAGGCCCACGGGCGGGAGGCCGCCGCGCACGCCGAGCCTTCCGGCTCCGCCGAACCCGCCGAGCCGCGGACCGCGGTCGTCGAGGTCTACGACGACGGCCCCGGCGTCGCGCCCGAAGACCGCGAGCGGGTCTTCGAACGCTTCACCCGCCTGGCGGAGGGACGGCACAGCGACGCCGGAGGCACCGGGCTGGGCCTGGCGATCTCCCGCGACATCGCCGAGGCGCACGGCGGCACGCTGGTCCTCACCGACCGCGCCGACGGCCGGCCGGGCGCCCGCCTGGTGCTGCGCCTGCCCGCAGGCTAG
- the mfd gene encoding transcription-repair coupling factor: MTLSGLVDLACTDPELERALTRARVDHDVVAPPSLWPIVAAALSRTTGDGVVLAVTATGREAEDLAAALTSLLAPGRVAHFPAWETLPHEKLSPRSDTVGQRLAVLRRLAHPEAGDGAADGGGDGAGRSGRLEVVVTPIRAVLQPIVSGLADLEPVRLRGGEDADLDETVHRLVDAGYHRVDLVEKRGEIAVRGGILDVFPPTEEHPLRVEFWGDTVEEIRYFKAADQRSLEVAQDGLWAPPCRELPLTPEVRERARELAARHPALEEILTRIADGDTVEGMEAFSPVLAESMELVTDLLPEGSALLVCEPERIRTRAVELVRTSQEFLEASWVTAAAGGEAPIDLGAAAFRTLEEVREHSTALGLTRWTVTALNPLSAAGEAPPQEDAAGVVLDLGVHAAEAYRGDTARVMGDLKRWVDGGWRVALVTPGHGPAERLVQLVGEEGLGAVLTDLAEPPRPALVNVSTGLLENGFTWESVKLAVLTEADLSGQKSSTKDMRRMPSRRRGGVDPLQLRTGDYVVHEQHGVGRYVEMVSRTVQGATREYLILEYARGDRLFVPTDQLEELTRYVGGEAPSLHRLGGAEWQKAKSRARKAVKQIAGELIRLYSARMASPGHAFGRDTPWQRELEDAFPYVETPDQLAAIDEVKGDMEKPVPMDRLICGDVGYGKTEIAVRAAFKAVQDGRQVAVLVPTTLLVQQHLSTFSERFGAFPVVVKPISRFQTDREIEETLRGLADGAVDVVVGTHRILSAQTRFKDLGLVVIDEEQRFGVEHKEELKRLRTQVDVLAMSATPIPRTLEMGLTGIREMSTILTPPEERHPILTFVGPYEEKQIAAAIRRELLREGQVFFVHNRVRSINKVAANLKQLVPEARIATAHGQMNEQELEKVMVDFWEKNYDVLVATTIVESGLDVPNANTLIVDRADMYGLSQLHQLRGRVGRGRERAYAYFLYPPEAPLTETAHERLATLAQHTEMGAGMYVAMKDLEIRGAGNILGAEQSGHVAGVGFDLYVRMVGEAVRELKEEGVPEMPETKVELPVDAHLPHEYVPGERLRLDAYRRIAAITSDEEIGAVHDELKDRFGPPPVPVLNLLEVARFRARARKAGLTEVGVQGNFVKFAPVDLPDSRQVRLQRLYPKSVLKQNVRTLLVPTPKTAPLGGRPLRDQELLRWATDLVEALFLEPAGASRGTPA; the protein is encoded by the coding sequence ATGACGCTTTCTGGACTTGTTGATCTGGCGTGCACGGACCCTGAACTGGAGCGCGCCCTCACACGGGCACGGGTGGACCACGACGTGGTCGCCCCGCCCTCGCTGTGGCCGATCGTGGCCGCGGCGCTGAGCCGTACCACCGGCGACGGCGTCGTGCTCGCGGTGACCGCGACGGGCCGCGAGGCCGAGGACCTGGCCGCCGCCCTGACCAGCCTGCTGGCCCCCGGCCGCGTGGCGCACTTCCCGGCGTGGGAGACCCTGCCGCACGAGAAGCTCTCGCCGCGTTCGGACACCGTCGGCCAGCGGCTGGCGGTGCTGCGCCGCCTGGCCCACCCCGAGGCCGGGGACGGCGCCGCGGACGGCGGGGGAGACGGGGCGGGCAGGTCCGGCCGGCTCGAGGTGGTGGTCACCCCGATCCGGGCCGTGCTGCAGCCGATCGTGTCGGGGCTGGCCGACCTGGAGCCGGTACGGCTGCGCGGCGGCGAGGACGCCGACCTGGACGAGACCGTCCACCGCCTGGTCGACGCCGGCTACCACCGCGTCGACCTGGTGGAGAAGCGCGGCGAGATCGCGGTGCGCGGCGGGATCCTCGACGTCTTCCCGCCCACCGAGGAGCATCCGCTGCGGGTGGAGTTCTGGGGCGACACGGTCGAGGAGATCCGCTACTTCAAGGCCGCCGACCAGCGCTCCCTGGAGGTCGCCCAGGACGGGCTGTGGGCGCCGCCGTGCCGCGAGCTGCCCCTGACGCCCGAGGTCCGCGAGCGGGCCAGGGAACTCGCCGCGCGGCACCCCGCGCTGGAGGAGATCCTCACCCGGATCGCCGACGGCGACACCGTCGAGGGCATGGAGGCGTTCTCGCCCGTCCTCGCCGAGAGCATGGAGCTGGTCACCGACCTGCTGCCCGAGGGGTCGGCGCTGCTGGTGTGCGAGCCGGAGCGGATCCGTACCCGGGCGGTCGAGCTGGTCCGCACCAGCCAGGAGTTCCTGGAGGCGAGCTGGGTCACCGCGGCGGCGGGCGGGGAGGCCCCGATCGACCTGGGCGCCGCCGCGTTCCGCACCCTGGAGGAGGTACGGGAGCACAGCACCGCCCTGGGGCTGACCCGCTGGACGGTGACCGCACTGAACCCCCTCTCCGCCGCCGGGGAGGCGCCGCCCCAGGAGGACGCCGCGGGCGTGGTGCTCGATCTCGGGGTGCACGCCGCCGAGGCGTACCGCGGCGACACCGCCCGCGTCATGGGCGACCTCAAGCGGTGGGTCGACGGCGGCTGGCGGGTCGCGCTGGTCACGCCCGGCCACGGCCCCGCCGAACGGCTCGTCCAGCTCGTCGGGGAGGAGGGGCTGGGCGCCGTGCTGACCGATCTGGCCGAGCCGCCCCGGCCCGCGCTGGTCAACGTCTCCACGGGCCTGCTGGAGAACGGCTTCACCTGGGAGAGCGTCAAGCTCGCGGTGCTCACCGAGGCCGACCTGTCCGGGCAGAAGTCCTCCACCAAGGACATGCGGCGGATGCCGTCGCGGCGGCGGGGCGGCGTCGACCCGCTCCAGCTGCGGACGGGCGACTACGTCGTGCACGAGCAGCACGGTGTCGGCCGCTACGTGGAGATGGTCAGCCGCACGGTGCAGGGCGCCACCCGCGAGTACCTCATCCTGGAGTACGCCCGGGGCGACCGGCTGTTCGTGCCGACCGACCAGCTCGAAGAGCTCACCCGGTACGTGGGCGGGGAGGCCCCCAGCCTGCACCGGCTCGGCGGCGCCGAGTGGCAGAAGGCCAAGTCCCGGGCGCGCAAGGCGGTCAAGCAGATCGCCGGGGAGCTGATCCGGCTGTACTCGGCGCGGATGGCCAGCCCCGGCCACGCCTTCGGCAGGGACACCCCGTGGCAGCGGGAGCTGGAGGACGCCTTCCCGTACGTGGAGACGCCCGACCAGCTCGCCGCCATCGACGAGGTCAAGGGCGACATGGAGAAGCCGGTGCCGATGGACCGGCTGATCTGCGGCGACGTCGGGTACGGCAAGACCGAGATCGCGGTCCGCGCGGCGTTCAAGGCCGTGCAGGACGGCCGCCAGGTCGCGGTGCTGGTGCCGACGACGCTGCTGGTCCAGCAGCACCTGTCCACGTTCTCCGAGCGCTTCGGCGCGTTCCCGGTGGTGGTGAAGCCGATCAGCCGGTTCCAGACCGACCGGGAGATCGAGGAGACGCTGCGCGGGCTGGCCGACGGCGCCGTGGACGTGGTGGTGGGCACGCACCGGATCCTGTCCGCGCAGACCCGCTTCAAGGACCTGGGCCTGGTCGTCATCGACGAGGAGCAGCGGTTCGGCGTCGAGCACAAGGAGGAGCTCAAGCGGCTCCGGACGCAGGTGGACGTGCTGGCGATGTCGGCCACCCCGATCCCGCGGACGCTGGAGATGGGCCTCACCGGCATCCGGGAGATGTCCACCATCCTGACCCCGCCCGAGGAGCGGCACCCGATCCTGACCTTCGTCGGGCCGTACGAGGAGAAGCAGATCGCCGCGGCGATCCGCCGCGAGCTGCTGCGCGAGGGCCAGGTGTTCTTCGTGCACAACCGGGTCCGCTCCATCAACAAGGTCGCCGCCAACCTCAAGCAGCTCGTCCCGGAGGCGCGGATCGCGACCGCGCACGGCCAGATGAACGAGCAGGAGCTCGAGAAGGTCATGGTCGACTTCTGGGAGAAGAACTACGACGTCCTGGTCGCGACCACCATCGTGGAGTCGGGTCTGGACGTGCCCAACGCCAACACGCTGATCGTGGACCGCGCCGACATGTACGGCCTGTCGCAGCTGCACCAGCTGCGCGGCCGGGTCGGCCGGGGCAGGGAACGGGCCTACGCCTACTTCCTGTACCCGCCGGAGGCGCCACTGACGGAGACCGCGCACGAGCGGCTGGCCACCCTCGCCCAGCACACCGAGATGGGCGCGGGCATGTACGTGGCGATGAAGGACCTGGAGATCCGCGGCGCCGGCAACATCCTGGGCGCCGAGCAGTCCGGACACGTCGCGGGGGTCGGCTTCGACCTGTACGTGCGGATGGTCGGCGAGGCGGTGCGGGAGCTGAAGGAGGAGGGCGTCCCCGAGATGCCCGAGACCAAGGTCGAGCTGCCGGTGGACGCGCACCTGCCGCACGAGTACGTGCCGGGTGAGCGGCTGCGGCTGGACGCCTACCGCAGGATCGCCGCCATCACCTCCGACGAGGAGATCGGCGCGGTGCACGACGAGCTGAAGGACCGGTTCGGGCCGCCGCCGGTGCCGGTGCTCAACCTGCTGGAGGTCGCGCGGTTCCGCGCCCGGGCCCGGAAGGCGGGGCTCACCGAGGTCGGCGTCCAGGGCAACTTCGTGAAGTTCGCGCCGGTGGACCTGCCCGACTCGCGCCAGGTGCGGCTGCAGCGGCTCTACCCGAAGAGCGTGCTGAAGCAGAACGTGCGGACGCTGCTGGTGCCCACGCCCAAGACGGCGCCGCTGGGCGGCCGCCCGCTGCGCGACCAGGAGCTGCTGAGATGGGCGACCGACCTGGTGGAGGCCCTGTTCCTGGAGCCCGCGGGTGCCTCCCGCGGGACCCCGGCCTAA
- a CDS encoding penicillin-binding protein, with translation MLPEAGERAGDPSSPRERRPDAGPGGTGIWRAAGEGPPAGGRTRALRGLGGFGVLAGVLVALIILPVACTAGVGARDAADWFQSEPEGLDTGGVPQRSRILAADGSTLATFYYENRVDVRLDQVAPVVRRAVLAIEDSRFYEHGALDSQGTLRALVSNLGSGEVTQGGSGITQQYVKNLLFTQAESEEEQLAAKEVSAARKIRELRYAVALERRLSKDEILARYLNIAYFGGGAYGIESAARHFFSKPASRLTLPEAALLAGVIRYPYAYDPVRRPAAARARRDVVLGRMAELGWITRAEADAALRRPLGLRVHNTPNGCVTSFAPFFCDYVQREILTNPVFGATRKERERLLKRGGLTIRTTLDRQTQRAAQRAVDRHVPRKNSARKAAAEALVEPGTGEIKGLVVGRRLGSDRERGKTWINFAADAGHGSSIGMQAGSTFKAFTLAAALEDDMPFGTRLMAPRGFVPTGFRDCRGRPVNSTTTLRNSADGEGGRTFSLVTGTHHSVNTFFLALEREVGLCETVKMAERLGMRRADGKPMSQFPSFTLGADQVSPLRLAAAYAAFGARGRYCEPIAIKQITDASGRRLRVPGARCRQAIDKGVADAVNHVLRGVLTKGTARGMGLGRPAAGKTGTVDDFSAAWFAGYTPDLAAAVWVGDPRGGYRYPMTNVCMDGRCYGPVFGATIPAPIWRDSMVGALAGRPATGFHRAPGRYFSKGSGEDRVDLPDVRGMPVREATARLRAAGFQVRVGGAVPSAEYPRGTVAEMTPGPGRAEPGTTVTLRPSEGGGDEPGEEPGSTPEPDPGNGGTPVTRPPLPPLVPPGPQRPRPGG, from the coding sequence GTGCTGCCTGAGGCTGGTGAGCGCGCCGGGGATCCGTCCTCGCCGCGAGAACGCCGTCCGGACGCCGGCCCCGGCGGGACGGGGATCTGGCGTGCGGCCGGGGAAGGACCTCCGGCCGGGGGCCGGACCCGGGCGCTCCGCGGGCTGGGCGGCTTCGGCGTCCTGGCCGGGGTGCTGGTCGCCCTGATCATCCTGCCGGTCGCGTGCACGGCCGGGGTCGGCGCCCGCGACGCGGCCGACTGGTTCCAGAGCGAGCCGGAGGGGCTGGACACCGGCGGGGTCCCGCAGCGTTCCCGGATCCTGGCCGCCGACGGCTCCACGCTCGCCACGTTCTACTACGAGAACCGGGTGGACGTCCGGCTCGACCAGGTGGCCCCGGTGGTCCGCCGCGCGGTCCTGGCCATCGAGGACAGCCGGTTCTACGAGCACGGCGCGCTGGACTCCCAGGGCACGCTGCGGGCGCTGGTCAGCAACCTCGGTTCCGGCGAGGTCACCCAGGGCGGTTCCGGCATCACCCAGCAGTACGTGAAGAACCTGCTGTTCACCCAGGCCGAGTCGGAGGAGGAGCAGCTCGCCGCCAAGGAGGTCAGCGCCGCGCGCAAGATCCGCGAGCTGCGGTACGCGGTCGCGCTGGAACGGCGCCTCTCCAAGGACGAGATCCTCGCCCGCTACCTCAACATCGCCTATTTCGGCGGCGGCGCGTACGGCATCGAGTCGGCGGCGCGGCACTTCTTCTCCAAGCCCGCCTCCCGCCTCACGCTGCCGGAGGCCGCGCTGCTGGCCGGGGTGATCCGCTACCCCTACGCCTACGACCCCGTCCGCCGTCCCGCCGCCGCCCGGGCGCGCCGGGACGTCGTCCTCGGCCGGATGGCCGAGCTGGGCTGGATCACCCGGGCGGAGGCGGACGCCGCGCTGCGGCGGCCCCTCGGGCTGCGCGTCCACAACACGCCGAACGGCTGCGTCACCAGCTTCGCCCCGTTCTTCTGCGACTACGTGCAGCGCGAGATCCTCACCAACCCGGTGTTCGGCGCGACGCGCAAGGAGCGCGAGCGGCTGCTCAAGCGCGGCGGCCTGACCATCCGCACCACCCTGGACCGGCAGACCCAGCGGGCGGCGCAGCGCGCGGTCGACCGGCACGTGCCGCGCAAGAACTCCGCCCGCAAGGCCGCCGCCGAGGCGCTGGTCGAGCCGGGCACCGGCGAGATCAAGGGGCTGGTGGTGGGCCGCCGGCTGGGCTCGGACCGCGAGCGCGGCAAGACCTGGATCAACTTCGCCGCCGACGCCGGCCACGGCTCCAGCATCGGCATGCAGGCCGGGTCGACGTTCAAGGCGTTCACCCTGGCCGCCGCGCTGGAGGACGACATGCCGTTCGGCACCCGGCTGATGGCGCCGCGCGGGTTCGTCCCCACCGGTTTCCGCGACTGCCGGGGCCGTCCGGTCAACAGCACCACGACGCTGCGCAACTCCGCCGACGGCGAGGGCGGGCGGACCTTCAGCCTGGTCACCGGCACCCACCATTCGGTGAACACCTTCTTCCTCGCGCTGGAGCGCGAGGTCGGCCTGTGCGAGACGGTGAAGATGGCCGAGCGGCTGGGCATGCGCCGGGCCGACGGCAAGCCGATGAGCCAGTTCCCCTCGTTCACGCTGGGGGCCGACCAGGTCTCGCCGCTCCGGCTGGCCGCCGCGTACGCCGCGTTCGGAGCCCGCGGCCGCTACTGCGAGCCGATCGCGATCAAGCAGATCACCGACGCCTCCGGGCGGCGGCTGCGGGTCCCCGGCGCCCGCTGCCGGCAGGCGATCGACAAGGGCGTGGCGGACGCCGTCAACCACGTGCTGCGCGGGGTGCTCACCAAGGGCACCGCGCGCGGGATGGGGCTCGGCCGTCCCGCCGCGGGCAAGACCGGCACGGTGGACGACTTCTCGGCCGCCTGGTTCGCCGGTTACACCCCGGACCTGGCCGCCGCCGTCTGGGTCGGCGACCCGCGCGGCGGCTACCGCTACCCGATGACGAACGTGTGCATGGACGGCCGCTGCTACGGGCCGGTCTTCGGCGCGACCATCCCGGCGCCGATCTGGCGGGACAGCATGGTCGGGGCGCTGGCGGGACGTCCGGCCACGGGGTTCCACCGGGCGCCGGGCCGCTACTTCAGCAAGGGCTCCGGCGAGGACAGGGTCGATCTCCCCGACGTCCGGGGCATGCCGGTGCGGGAGGCCACCGCCCGCCTCCGCGCCGCCGGGTTCCAGGTCCGCGTGGGCGGCGCCGTCCCCTCCGCCGAGTACCCGCGGGGGACCGTGGCCGAGATGACGCCCGGACCCGGCCGGGCCGAGCCGGGCACCACCGTCACCCTGCGTCCCAGCGAGGGCGGCGGGGACGAGCCCGGCGAGGAGCCCGGTTCCACGCCGGAGCCGGATCCCGGGAACGGCGGCACTCCGGTGACGCGGCCGCCGCTGCCACCGCTGGTGCCGCCCGGCCCGCAGCGGCCCCGGCCCGGCGGATGA
- a CDS encoding SurA N-terminal domain-containing protein, whose amino-acid sequence MAAAAVAAAALAGCGGGPVKVGTAAVVDDDRIELSTLDRAVQDWQREFRADERANLIRQRLGSDQLWDSDLREALDWLVKFRVAGEVAERNGLPVSEGQVDEVVAALDRQAGAASATRAYGLPARYTRDLARFFAVQTLAAQRFAGNAQPGSPQSAAAQEQTKNLFVTAARGMRITINPRFGGFDPAQVGLTPVAFTLSATESGIR is encoded by the coding sequence ATGGCCGCCGCCGCCGTGGCCGCCGCCGCGCTGGCGGGCTGCGGCGGAGGTCCGGTGAAGGTGGGCACCGCCGCCGTCGTCGATGACGACCGCATCGAGCTGTCCACCCTCGACCGGGCGGTCCAGGACTGGCAGCGCGAGTTCAGGGCCGACGAGAGGGCCAATCTCATCCGCCAGCGGCTGGGCTCGGACCAGCTGTGGGACTCCGACCTGCGCGAGGCCCTGGACTGGCTGGTGAAGTTCCGGGTCGCCGGCGAGGTCGCCGAGCGCAACGGCCTCCCGGTGTCGGAGGGGCAGGTCGACGAGGTGGTGGCGGCCCTGGACCGGCAGGCCGGCGCCGCGTCCGCCACCCGGGCCTACGGGCTGCCCGCCCGCTACACCCGTGACCTGGCCCGGTTCTTCGCCGTGCAGACGCTGGCCGCGCAGCGGTTCGCGGGGAACGCCCAGCCGGGAAGCCCGCAGAGCGCCGCCGCGCAGGAGCAGACCAAGAACCTGTTCGTGACGGCCGCGCGGGGCATGCGGATCACGATCAACCCGCGGTTCGGCGGTTTCGACCCGGCCCAGGTCGGGCTGACCCCGGTCGCCTTCACCCTGTCCGCCACCGAATCTGGTATCCGCTGA
- a CDS encoding MazG family protein gives MTPKPSSKSPKSSKPSRKGAGRAPKGPGGKPALILLATTHRVAPGLLTWRAWETLRSAGRVLAGSGDHPLLPYVLDAGVQVEVTEPAAAELVDAARAERIVWLAAPDGDEPLMREIGRIAVGDPLDIEVLHGSYDLPGARLLDLVSVMDTLRRECPWDAEQTHASLVRYLLEESYEVAETIEEGDLGALREELGDVLMQVAFHSVVASERTDETAFTIDDVAAGIVDKLVRRHPHVFGEVTVGGADEVNANWEEIKAAERAARNGDEASVLDGVPMGQPALSLAAQLQRRAARAGAPADLAPAGDGIGERLFELVRRARDEGVDPEAELRAISRVFRDRVKTWEREGNAP, from the coding sequence ATGACTCCCAAGCCGTCCTCGAAGTCCCCGAAGTCATCGAAGCCGTCCCGTAAGGGCGCGGGCCGCGCCCCCAAGGGGCCGGGCGGCAAGCCGGCGCTGATCCTGCTCGCCACCACGCACCGGGTGGCGCCGGGCCTGCTGACCTGGCGGGCGTGGGAGACGCTGCGGTCGGCGGGCCGGGTGCTGGCCGGTTCCGGGGACCACCCGCTGCTGCCGTACGTTCTGGACGCGGGCGTCCAGGTCGAGGTCACCGAGCCCGCCGCGGCCGAGCTGGTGGACGCCGCCCGCGCCGAACGGATCGTGTGGCTGGCGGCGCCGGACGGCGACGAGCCGCTGATGCGCGAGATCGGGCGGATCGCCGTGGGCGACCCGCTGGACATCGAGGTGCTGCACGGCTCCTACGACCTGCCCGGCGCGCGGCTCCTCGACCTGGTCTCGGTGATGGACACGCTGCGCCGCGAGTGCCCCTGGGACGCCGAGCAGACCCACGCGTCCCTGGTCCGCTACCTGCTGGAGGAGTCCTACGAGGTCGCCGAGACGATCGAGGAGGGCGACCTGGGCGCGCTGCGCGAGGAGCTGGGCGACGTGCTGATGCAGGTGGCCTTCCATTCGGTGGTGGCCTCCGAGCGCACCGACGAGACCGCGTTCACCATCGACGACGTGGCGGCCGGGATCGTCGACAAGCTGGTCAGGCGGCATCCGCATGTGTTCGGCGAGGTCACCGTCGGCGGCGCGGACGAGGTGAACGCCAACTGGGAGGAGATCAAGGCGGCGGAGCGGGCGGCCAGGAACGGCGACGAGGCGTCGGTGCTGGACGGGGTGCCGATGGGGCAGCCCGCGCTCTCCCTGGCCGCCCAGCTCCAGCGCCGCGCCGCCCGCGCCGGCGCGCCCGCGGACCTGGCTCCCGCCGGGGACGGCATCGGCGAGCGGCTGTTCGAGCTGGTCAGGCGGGCGCGGGACGAGGGTGTGGACCCGGAGGCGGAGTTGCGCGCGATCTCCAGGGTATTCCGTGATCGTGTCAAGACCTGGGAGCGGGAGGGGAACGCCCCATAG
- a CDS encoding adenylyltransferase/cytidyltransferase family protein, with the protein MSRTGGSAGEPAEAPAAEPGTARVVGYVPGAYDMFHIGHLNILKRARLGCDHLIAGVVTDEVLERAKGRPPIVPLAERLQIVGSMDCVDEVVTDVSSDKLVMWRRLGFDVLFKGDDWKGTEKGDRLEADLGAVGVRVVYFPYTVHTSSTALRRLITGS; encoded by the coding sequence ATGAGCCGCACCGGAGGTTCCGCGGGAGAGCCCGCCGAGGCCCCTGCGGCGGAGCCTGGAACGGCCCGCGTGGTGGGGTACGTGCCGGGCGCCTACGACATGTTCCACATCGGGCACCTCAACATCCTCAAGCGGGCCCGGCTGGGGTGCGACCACCTCATCGCCGGGGTGGTCACCGACGAGGTGCTGGAGAGGGCCAAGGGGCGGCCCCCGATCGTCCCGCTGGCCGAGCGGCTGCAGATCGTCGGCAGCATGGACTGCGTGGACGAGGTCGTCACCGACGTCTCCAGCGACAAGCTGGTCATGTGGCGGCGGCTGGGGTTCGACGTGCTGTTCAAGGGCGACGACTGGAAGGGCACCGAGAAGGGCGACCGCCTGGAGGCCGATCTCGGCGCCGTGGGCGTCCGGGTCGTCTACTTCCCGTACACGGTCCACACCTCCAGCACCGCCCTGCGCCGCCTGATCACCGGCTCCTGA
- a CDS encoding NADP-dependent oxidoreductase yields MNTGENGDVMRAIAISEFGATPVRMNLPVPEPGPGEALVKIVAAGLNPVDWKIADGMLKDTVPHSFPLVLGLDGAGVVASVGEDARFRVGEQVFGRFFGVPRGLGTYAEYTIAAADDVVARMPEGMLYSLAAAVPTAGMTALAVVEEGRIEGGQSVLVIGATGGVGQPVVRLASRRGAMVIATARPDMAQRMRTLGAAETVDHTRGDTAALVREIRPDGVDAILDMVGDRPAAERLAGLLRPGGVYVSTVWGVDPDALEARGLRGVNISYPPTPELLERVVELLGTGEMLIDVDEEVSLEDAPAALARSRAGRARGKTVIRP; encoded by the coding sequence GTGAACACGGGGGAAAACGGGGACGTCATGCGGGCCATCGCCATCTCGGAATTCGGTGCCACGCCGGTGCGGATGAACCTGCCGGTGCCCGAGCCCGGGCCGGGCGAGGCGCTGGTCAAGATCGTCGCCGCGGGGCTCAATCCGGTGGACTGGAAGATCGCCGACGGCATGCTCAAGGACACCGTCCCGCACTCGTTCCCGCTGGTCCTGGGCCTGGACGGCGCGGGCGTGGTGGCCTCCGTCGGCGAGGACGCCCGGTTCCGCGTGGGCGAGCAGGTGTTCGGCCGGTTCTTCGGGGTGCCGCGGGGGCTGGGCACCTACGCCGAGTACACGATCGCCGCGGCCGACGACGTGGTCGCGCGGATGCCCGAGGGCATGCTCTACTCGCTGGCCGCCGCCGTCCCGACCGCGGGGATGACGGCGCTGGCGGTGGTCGAGGAGGGCCGGATCGAGGGCGGGCAGAGCGTGCTGGTCATCGGCGCCACCGGAGGGGTCGGGCAGCCCGTGGTACGGCTGGCGAGCCGACGCGGCGCGATGGTGATCGCCACCGCCCGGCCGGACATGGCGCAGCGGATGCGCACGCTGGGCGCGGCCGAGACGGTCGACCACACCCGCGGCGACACGGCCGCGCTGGTGCGGGAGATCCGGCCCGACGGCGTGGACGCGATCCTGGACATGGTCGGTGACCGCCCGGCGGCCGAGCGGCTGGCCGGGCTGCTGCGTCCCGGCGGCGTGTACGTGAGCACCGTCTGGGGAGTGGATCCGGACGCGCTGGAGGCCCGCGGCCTGCGCGGCGTCAACATCTCCTACCCTCCGACGCCGGAACTGCTGGAGCGCGTGGTTGAGCTGCTCGGCACGGGGGAGATGCTGATCGACGTGGACGAGGAGGTCTCCCTGGAGGACGCGCCCGCCGCGCTGGCGCGCAGCCGCGCGGGCAGGGCCCGGGGCAAGACCGTGATCCGTCCCTGA